In Phaseolus vulgaris cultivar G19833 chromosome 7, P. vulgaris v2.0, whole genome shotgun sequence, the genomic stretch TAGGATTTATGAAGAGTAGTTCCaaaagtcacttttggaagctTGAGACTTGTTGGCGGCATTTGCATGTGccttttcattttccttttgaatGACCAGCCCTCTATTACTATATAAGTAGGAGCTTGGCTTTTGTAAAGACaagttgaaattgaatttttgagtaaagaaactataccaAATTGGTGAGAGAGTTGTCTGACACTTGTTCTCTACTCTTcttcctagtcttatcttgggaCTTTCAAGTGGCGACAtccactcatcttgaagcttctccaccttcaagtggcgtgaaaCATTCCAAGGATcatcaaccacataagtccatCTCCTTTCATCTTCCATAATTACCcatttgttgttttcttgtagtttttcaatttcaattgtTTCCTTTTGTGATTTCCTTTCATTTGTTGCACTTGTTCTTCACTTTGTTCAGTTCCTTTCCATTGTacatgctattcttgtttcggTTTCCAAAGAAACCCATTTCTATATTGAATTCTTGAGTTTCAATTGGTGGGTTTTGTTCTTTGTTGTGTTCCAATCGGAAGTTTTAAATCTTGTTGCATTCTTATTTCAAATATTGtgttcttgttttgttcttgagtgagttcttgaattgttatagaatcttgatccaattaTATGACATtttcaagaattggatcaagattctatAACAATTTAAGAACTCACTCaagaacaaaacaagaacacaagattttcaagatgagtggatgccgccacttgagagtcccaAGAACCtcccaagataagactaggaagAAGAGTAgagaacaagtctcacacaactctctcaccaatttggtatagtttctttattcaaaaattcaatttcaacttGTCTTTACAAAAGCCAAGCTCCTACTTATATAGTAATAGAGGGCTGGTCATTcaaaaggcaaaaggaaaatgaaaaggCATGAGAAGGCAAAGGCACATGCAAATGCCGCCAACAAGTTTCAagcttccaaaagtgacttttGGAACTACTCTTCATAAATCCTATGCtcctttctttattttctattttaaaactattctaaagatattacaaaaagatattaattgggcttgggcctcatcctttgagaagactaataagaagaactgcTTTGGGCTTTGTCCATTTCTCCTATTAATGaggtctttatttgcttgttgagataACCCTTCAAGTgtagcatccttggtcatctttatGTATTTTTGGATCACATCACAACTCGTGCGTgatactatatatttatgggtagTAGTCCGATAGCGACCCAATAGcagataaacccaacaaatttTCGCTAAGATAGACTTtgaatgactctgataccatatttaGACGTAGaatttaaacctaactcaacatTATAAAACCGGTTCATAAGATGAGGTCTCCAACAATATTttacaaaacaaataaattaacatGCAAAAGGTCCACAAATTATGCACAATAATGAGCcttttattattgaatttatCTTGCAGGATACGTAATATATTCATGTAAATTTAAAAGGCTAACTAACTACATTTCGTATGATTTTATGATAGTTTATTATTCACTATGTAAGATTATATTCAAATTATCATTGGTTTAACAATGGATGAACCAACAATAATGAAGGAATGGTCTTATTGGTTCAAGTACCAAATCGCTTTTAAAACGCAGCTAAAAGTAGACCCAACTTaatttttcaaatcaaaatacTAACCAAAAGGTCCCAAGGAGAGCAAACAGCTACAGCTCCAGCTACAGGAATATTCTCACCTTCCTCACCAAGATATTTTATCTGCAAACAACCTTCCAAATTAAACAGTGCAGTGACGAAACTAAGTTCATTACATATGTAAGAATAAGTTAAAAATTGAGTAGTTTGAAAAGCAGGCAGACCATGTACCAATGGTCACAATATTAagtattacaaaatatttaagcATTAACACAGGAGTTGCAATATATATGGTTACACCCTAATATATTTTACAGTGGTTTTCAAGATGATTATTTCTCACATCTTAGAAACTGGTAAATGTTTGAGTTATCTTAAGTCACGTTCTAAAGCAATAAGAGAATCCACAATACATGGTTGCTTAAATGGATTGTTTAGCTTAATTTTGTGAGTCTTGTAATGCCAGATAGATTTAAACACTAGCCAATGAAATTCACTCTAATGGTAAAATTGCTAAAGTGGCAGTTTAATCTTAATTTTGTGGATCCTACATTTGATcctttttttgtgatttttttttaaatcggGTTGTTTAAATCATTATGAGTTTTGATCATTTTAGTTTTCGTTGTactttctgttttgtttttctgataACTTCTCCCTTTTGCAACATTCTTTTGTCCAGAAAGTTTTAAGCTAGGCTGCTTATACAAGCACCAGTGCTTTGTGTAAGCAACACTAACTCAGGTTCATCGcaaaaaaattttaaacaaaggTGTTTAGCATTAATCAACCCTCTTAAGAACTCTCATTGGAGATGGTCCTCAACAGAAAATAATGAACCACATTAAGTTTGAACATCGAGTCTCACTAAGattaatattacatataatGAACAAAGATACATTAATATCATAATATCTACCGGAgaacatttttttaacaaaggTTATGCTAAACCAATACAAGAACTGAGGAAAAATTCATCATCTCCGACAAGGAGAAACCCTAAAGGTCAATAGGGTGGAAAATTATAAATGGCACTTCAAGACGTATGTGATACGGAAATTTATAGGTTTAGATCATATGATgtgattaattaaattaaataatcaaGGTTCATTTGTTTATGCGTTTTTAAAAGAACATAAAcgatttaatttaaaatgatgATGTAAGTAGAGGGCGAGACTAGGTGCAACAGTGAGGTCGTTGCCTTGTGACCTCAGTTCAAAGGTGTAAATCCTGGGAAAAATCTCTCCGCTTGCAGGGGTAAGACTACATGTAACTATCCTCTCTAGACCTTATTTGATGGAATGGGAGCCTCGTGAACTATACCTCCTATTATTTTAAATTCCTGGGGAGAAAGACAAAACCTCAGAAAGAAAAGTGTCTTTTTTCTCAGAAAGCTAAAATAGCTTATAGAAAAAGTTATATACATGGCAAAAGCATTGTTTCAACTTTAAACAATCTCAAGCAATGAATTTACCAGAATATTAGCTCCAATGCTAGTACCAACAACAAACAAAGGTGTCCTGGGGTTTTCTCTGTGTAGATAATTAACCACAGTGCGTGCATCCTCAGTCCATCCAGCGTTGTAGAAACAATCAGACTGAAATGATTTTAATGAAAAACTGCATTACTAGAGGAATTAATTAAACAAGAAAACTAATAACACCACAGTGATCACAGTATTGAGATGCAATAATCCTAATATTCTGacaaaaagtaaagaaaaaaaattaaggacaATTGTGTCCGCTCAATAATTTCACATTGTTTAAAAGTCGAGgccaaaaacaatttaaatatatcttCCTTCCTCCCTTAACCCTCTTAGGTactttttaagaacaaaattgtGATGGAGTTCTAAGCTCCACAAGATGTGGTGATTAACCCTAACGAAGTTATTTTGACGgacttgaggtcggaacatTGACACCTACTGTGAAAAATTGGTGTATTCACCAATTTTGTAATGTTGTTAATAAAAACCATTTCCTTGGACTAAACAGATATTTTAAACTCTTTACTGTTACTAACTTACGGCTATTTAAGAGCTCTTTTTCTTGACATGCAAATAGATTGGCCGGTTTTCCCTACCTACTGAGCTTAATTGGCCAACTTATTAACTAaccttaaattttaataatggTAGTAGAACAAGCTTAGTTTAGAGATACAAGACCAATCCAAGTCTTCACCaaataactataattttatattgatttagaAGCTTATAGGTAAGTACTGAGTACAATATATAGATGCAAATAGTCTTTAAGTATATCGATAGCATTCAAGTTGTCCtgaaaattgaattaaaaacctGCTAATAGCAGAAACACTTACCGTGATTGAAACACCTCCAAGTCCTCGGTGATTACTGATAACAACTTTCCATCCACACTTAGCTGTATGGTATGCAAGATGTTTGAGATACTACCAAGAAAGTGGGGAGGATAAACGAAAAACAAACTGTAAGGAGGCAATCTAATATAAAATGAAACTCCAAATCAACAAAAAGAtgaaaatcataaattaataaCTATCTCATAAGGCAAAGTCTAGAATACTTCATGTCTAAcagaataaattaataaattataatgattCTACGAGACATGTTCTTCATTTTTTGACAAAATTAGAACTATTCAGGCGAGCAATGTTTTTAGCAATAATAATACCTCAGCATCAATCAAATATCAACCTAATATTGCTCCTGGCTCAATTCCAGTAGCAGGTGGGAAGACATAATGGCAGGCCAAGGCTTTTGTGGAGGAGGATTTTAACGTGTGACATTATTTTGTGTGTTTTCTCAATATGTATTAGGCATGCATAAAAAAGGTGAAACATATATTCTGAATTTGTGAAAATTAAAGAACCTCTAccaaaaaaatcaaatcaacgGCACAGTAAAGTCCCATTAACATTCAACTCAAAGTACCAAACAATTTTGACGTGATTAGATCAAAGAAATCATAcaaaacaacacaaaaaaaatGAGTATTGAACTTGCATACTGAATTATGACAGTGACAACAACGACAAAGTGTTTGTTCTCATAAGGTGGCTACATGAATCAAACAATGTCTTAAAGGGTGATCACAGGATGGATACTCATTAACCCAAACCGATCCAATCCAACTCAAATACTTCAGGTTGGGGATTTTGATTATTTAAGTCAAACTCAACCCAACTCAATCAAACCCATTGTACATTGAGTCGGGTATTGGAATTTTTGGTGTTGAAACCCATGAACCCAACCCAATCCATCTGTTACATAATATAATCCTATCTTGCGTAGTGTTGCCAAAAGAAAATGATGCTAAAGCAGCACAACATAAAGCCTTTAGCATACCTATCAAGACACTAAGCTAGGAAGTTTACAAGCCCTGACCAAGCAGTCAAGTAGCTGCTCACTGGGAGGGAACAAGTACGTGGTTTTTCCAAATTCGAACTAAGTTGTATAGTGAGGAAATAACAACAACATTAAGAATAAACATAAACTGAAATTAATATAACTTACAGCGGATGAAGAGTCACTTGTTAGACCAGGAATTACTACAACAATGGGAGTGGATTCATCTTTACAAAAACCATCCTCCATATGGATAGCACCAGCAGAAACTGTGCCATGACAAGAACATAAGAATGAATGATCAAACCTTGGAATTGTACATAACTGGTATACAACTTAGTTGGAATTGGAATCATATAGAATAGACTTCGTATCATATATAGTATATATTAGATTGTGTGTTTAGTCCAACTCCACCCGATAAAAGCAGCTTGTGAGTTGAGAATTTTTTTCCAATAAACTCCTCCCCAAAATTTATTTGATCCTAAGAGTAAGTGACGAAGTATGCAGGCGTTATGAAAAGAGAACTAAAAAAGCATGAAGATTCGATATATTGTAATACCGTCGGAACTCATTAGCCAGTCCAAAGCAACGGTTCCACCATCAGGGGTAGTAAACAGCTGTCTGAAAGATAAGAGAACATAATAAGCTGAACGGTTAGACAAACGAATCCAACAACACAATCAGACACacaaaaattgaagaaagaacGGTGGAGGACCTTCGGTATTTGAAAAAGGGAGGTCGACCGAAGAAGTTGAGGAAGACGGTCTGGAGATGGGGACTGGAGAGCCAGGGCGTGGCGAGGTAAGAGGAGTGGAGAATCCTGCATTTGGAGACGACAGCGTCGTAGACTTCGGAAGCGGGGTGGAAGGTGAGAGCGACGGGGGAACCGGCGAAGAGGGAGAAGAGGTCCTGGAGGAAATGGAACTCGAGGAAACGgtagaggaggaggaggagaaggAGGGAGGCGAAGATGAGGTAGTGGGAGATTGGAATGAGGGAGAGCGCTTGAAAGAGGAGACGGTACCCGGAGGTAGAAGATGACCAATCCAAATCCATGGAAGAGAATAACGAATCAGGGATTATTCAATTGAAATTTGGCAATGGTGGTTAGTTACTCTGTATGTTAGATCAGAGGGAAGAGAGGGAGGTAGAGAGAAAGGACAGTACCATGGTGTGAGGAAGAGCGGCGCGTGAAATTAGCGACCATTCCTGAACATCCACGTGACCCACGCTTCATCGTAAACGTCGTCGTTTTATTTTAAGCAAATATTATTTGggaaaaatttatcaaaatgtgtaatccattttaaaaattatacaaatggaaaatgcagaaaaaataagaaaaaattacgGACATAGACATTTAGTCTAAACAATGCTATGCT encodes the following:
- the LOC137827968 gene encoding embryogenesis-associated protein EMB8-like isoform X2, with the translated sequence MDLDWSSSTSGYRLLFQALSLIPISHYLIFASLLLLLLLYRFLEFHFLQDLFSLFAGSPVALTFHPASEVYDAVVSKCRILHSSYLATPWLSSPHLQTVFLNFFGRPPFFKYRRQLFTTPDGGTVALDWLMSSDVSAGAIHMEDGFCKDESTPIVVVIPGLTSDSSSAYLKHLAYHTAKCGWKVVISNHRGLGGVSITSDCFYNAGWTEDARTVVNYLHRENPRTPLFVVGTSIGANILIKYLGEEGENIPVAGAVAVCSPWDLLIGDRFITRRRVQKFYDKALAVGLQGYAKLHQPHFSRLANWEGIEKSISIRDFDNHATRIVGKYETVDTYYRRCSSSNYVQSVSIPLLCISALDDPVCTREAIPWDECRANKNVVLATVKHGGHLAFFEGITASGLWWVRAVNEFLGELHASHFMHVQKKIPKPNTPLDSSIDRGPYVNVTEDGMVAALNNGLKADNTEEIQVRQPLLLK